A genomic segment from Methanofollis fontis encodes:
- a CDS encoding 50S ribosomal protein L11, translating into MAETVEVLVPGGKATAGPPIGPALGPLGINVKAVIDEINKKTAEFNGMQVPVTIDVDDKKNFTVSVGIPPTTALIMKEVGIEKGSSEPAAQYVGDLPLEAAVRIARMKFDDMLSYRLTSAVKEVVGTCVSVGVTVEGKKPKEMLAAIDAGEFDSVIGE; encoded by the coding sequence ATGGCAGAAACGGTCGAGGTTTTGGTACCCGGCGGCAAGGCAACTGCAGGCCCGCCTATCGGTCCTGCTCTGGGTCCCCTCGGTATCAACGTAAAAGCGGTTATTGACGAGATCAATAAGAAGACCGCAGAGTTCAACGGCATGCAGGTGCCGGTGACGATCGACGTTGACGATAAGAAGAACTTCACTGTCTCAGTGGGGATTCCTCCGACAACGGCGCTCATCATGAAGGAAGTTGGTATCGAGAAGGGGTCCAGCGAGCCCGCCGCCCAGTATGTGGGTGATCTGCCGCTCGAGGCCGCTGTCAGAATCGCACGCATGAAATTTGACGACATGCTCTCTTACCGCCTGACCTCGGCGGTCAAGGAGGTCGTCGGCACCTGTGTCTCCGTCGGCGTGACGGTCGAGGGCAAAAAGCCCAAGGAGATGCTTGCAGCCATTGATGCAGGCGAGTTCGACAGCGTAATCGGGGAATAA